DNA from Chloroherpetonaceae bacterium:
ACCACTCTGTATTGCCTTTTGAAAGATGTGTCAGGATAAGTGTTGGAACTTGAAATCCATCTCCCAAATGAGATGCAGCGGAATCGGGCGTAATTAACAGACTCGCATTTGAAATGAGAGCCGCGAATTCCTCAAACCTTGAAGTTTCAGAAAAAAGAAAAGCCTTGGTCGCATTGCATATCTCTTCAGCAATCTCTCGATCCCCTTTTGAACTTACAATAGCGATCGCATATTGATGTGTTCGTGTTCGCAAGGATTGAATCAAGGCGATAAAATTTGCCTTTCCCCAAAATTTTTCTTTTCTGCTTGAAGAAAGATTAATGATTAAAATTGGATAATGACCCTCTTTTAATCGAACTCTTGTCATTTCCTTTTGAGCAAAATCCTTCGAGAGTGGCGTAAGGACAAAGTATGGCTCTAAGTGAATTTTATCTGGGTTAAGTTGAAAGGAAGTTAAGACTGCCGCCAATTGCGCCATCATTCGCTTTTGAGGATTCAAAGCATAAGCATGATTATAAATGAAATCATTTTCACGAATAAACCCAACTGAGTATCGAGCCTTCGAAAATATTGTGAAGATGGTTGAAGTGCTTGAGGCTGAATGAATGAGATCGATTACAACATCGTATTTCTCTTTACGAATGGCTTTGAGAGTAGAGAAGAAATCAAAGCGGTGAAGTTTGATTACCCATTTTTTTCTGACATAAGGATTGGTATTATAAACGAATTGATTGCGCCGATCAAGCAACACATCCAGATGAATATTTGGATAAGCTTCTTTCAGAGCTTTGAAAATCGGAGCGGAAATCAATGCATCGCCGATTTGATTTTGCCGAAGAAAAAGGACTTTCGCGTTTTGAAAATCGATAGGGAGTTTATCTTGAAGTTTTTCTTTATGAAAGAGGGCTTTCAAAGCCCGAATTGAAATTTTACGAATCGATAATTCAATTTTCTTTATTAAAGATTCACCAGCCATTCGTTCGAGCCTCTCTTATTTGGAATTCAGTCTTTTGCATGTTTCCAACGGTTATGAAGCCAAAACCATTGCTCGGGGTGCAATTCAATAAATTTTTCGATTTCTTGGGTATAACGTTTTGCAAGCGTCTCAACATCTTCACGGCAAAATTTTAATCCTTCCGTGGGTATAGTTTTGACTGAGATTTCAAAAGTGTTATCGGGCTTGCGAAGCATCACAGCAAAAATCATCGGAGATTTTGATCGTAGGGCAAAGAGTGCGGCACCTGTAAAAATAGGAACTTCGCGTCCAAGAAAAGATGCATAAACACCATCCTCATGACCCGATTGATCAGAAAGCAGCACCACATATTTTCCGTTTCGAATTGCCTCCATTCCTAAACGGGAAGCATCACTCATTTCGATTAATGCATTCCCGGAAACTCCTCGCCATTGATTGAAAAGTTTATCAAGATAAGGATTCCGAATGGCTTTATAGACAATCGAAAGCGGGAAAACGCTGTAAGCCCAACTAATACCAAGCAATTCCCAATTGCTGAAATGCGCTGAAACAACAACGCCTCCCTGACCTTTTTCTATCATGTTCTGTACATCAGGAGGGATATGAAACGAAAATTTTTTCGAAGCAATTTGTGCATCGTTAATTGTAGGCAATCGAAGAATTTCCAGAAAGGTCAACGCGATGTTATTATAAATTTTGTGAAGCAATGTCTTATACCATTCTTTTGTTTGGTTGGGAAATGATAAATGAAGGTTCGATTCAATCATCTTTAATCGAAGCCTCAATACATGATGAAGAAATCGCCCAATCAATGAAGCGGTGATTGGAACAAAGGACTCTGGAATCAATCTTGAAACATAAGAGAGCGAAAGAAAAAGCCAATAAGTAATCAGGTATCCAATTTTTTTCATATCCCATTTATCATCTTAGAAGCCACCCATAGGGCTTGCGTCGTTTCCAATCGAAATTCTAAAGTTGAATCCAATATTTGAGCGTGTTGAAGGAAAGATATTGCTGCCTGTTGCCTTTGGCTCTAATCGCGTAAATTCCCAAAAGAATCCTGCCGTGACACGCTGACTTAAAGCATAATTGATTCTTGGAGAGAAAGTTAATTGACGAGTGCCTTGTGGCGGAATTTGAGAAATGCTCTCCGTAGAAACGGTATAGTTTACCCGTTCATCATCTGCGATTGAGAAATTAAATGAAACGTCAAGGTCGTTATTAAGTGTCGCTCCGCTAAACGGCCAAAAATTAAAGGGAATTTTCAATCCTTGCTTTCGATACCCAAGTGAAAGCGTCACTTGCCCACGCGTTGCTTCTTCAAATGTTCTTGTTTCTGGGGTGAGCGTGAACGACCGATTCAAACTATAACTTATAGCAGTTGTAAGTCCAAATTGCCAATTGAGGTTAACCCCGATAAGTGGAGAAAAATTTTCACTAATGGTAATGTTACTGATGATTCTCGGGTTAGCTAATTGTTGAATAAAGCTTGAGGAAGAACTAGCGTTATAGGCGTGGTCGAGGCTGATGCTTGAAAAAATCGGGTTGAGAAATTCAATGCGCTCAAGCCCTACAAACGAAATACGCCAATTGGGCAAAGGTAAAAATTGTTGTTCGGATTCGTCTAATCCGAATAGGGTTCCGATAAAACCACCAGCGCTTTGTTCGAATCCTTTCGTAAAGGCGGCAGCAAGGCTTGCGTTGTCATCGAGGTAACGACCGTTGGGTTGCAACAAAAGTGATGTAAAGTTTTCGATGTTGCGACCAATGCTAAGAAAGGACCTTCGCTGAGTTCCATTGATTGAGGGATTTAAAATCTGTCCGGTCTGTAAATCAATGTTTGAACTTCGAGAGTAAGTCCAGTTTGACTCCCAATTTAAATCGACACGCAAGTTTTCTAATGGTGTCCACGAAGTTCCAATTTGAATTGCATTCGATTGATTCAAATTTTGTGGGAAAATGATATTTCCTGTGACCAAAGTTATTCTCTCACCATCAAACGGTGATAAGCCTAATTGATACCCTAAGCTTGGAGGTGCAGGAGAATTTGGATCTCTTAAGAGTGAGAAAGGGAAAAAATTGAATGCGCCCGTTCCGCCGCGAATTCCGCCGGTTGCATTTGCGTTGGTATAGTTATAACTCAAAGTCACTTGATCAATTTTCGCTACAGCAAGAAATACACTGCTGATTCCGGAGAGTAATTTTTGAATTTGACTAGAGGAATCTACCGAAGATGCCGGAGCCCCGGGCGCATTCAACCCAAGCTTACCGAAAAGTTCTTTAAATCGGAGTGTGGATTGAGCTCGAAATGTAAGTGTTGAGCTAATATTATTCCCGTTTTGATTTAAGGCATCAGGGACAGGATTTGTCCAGAGATACCTTCCCCCGTAATTAAAATCAAGTGCAATCCAATTCAAGGGATCGATCATTTTCGGTCTCCAATTCATCGAAACATCTTGATTAAAAGTTTGATCTCTCCCTAAATTAAATCGGCCAAGGTCTTGAAGAATAAGATTAAAAATATCACTTCCACTTCTTTCCCGAATGTTTGAAGGCGAAACCCCAACGGTATCTTCTAATAAATACTTATTAAAACTTCCTGACAATTGTGATGAAAACGAAAGACTGAGCGTTTCTGTGATTTTGTAATCGAGTCTTATGCTCCGAGTACCCGTCATTGAAGGCGCAGGAGAAGAAGGTAAATTTCCAAAAAGTTGAAAACGTGATGTTCTTTTGTTGAAGCCTGCGCTTATAGCAAAGATTTGCGGGAAGAAATAAAACTTCAAATCCTTGTAAGTGCTCAGTATGGGGATTGAGCCAAAAAATTTAAATGGCTCAATAAACCAATCTTGTGGGAATTGTAGGTTATAATCAATTTGACTATTCCAATCAGAATCATCGCGAAACACTTCAATCGGGGAGCGAGAATTGCGGCTGCTTGAATTAAACGAAAACCTCAACCGATCAACGGTATAGCGCATCAGCCAAAATTCTGAGGGTCTTGTTTTGGCAATTCCATTTAAACTTAATCGCCTTGATTCTGAATTGGTTTGACTGATAAAACGAAGATACTGTTCATAAGAAGCGGCCTGATCAGTTGTGGCGCCTTTACGAATACTATCGGCCACTAATCTTTCGATATAGACTTCAAGTTGAATGTCTGTTTGAGCAGGAGAAAATTTTGGATCAATGGTTGATCGTGAAAATTCATAAGTAAGTGGAATATTCCATCCATCTTCTGCGGGTAGGAATTTATCAAGCCTAAACGAAGTCGAGACATTATACGAGAGGGTATTATTTTGAGCATTCAACTGATTGAGTCGAACATCAAGTCCGTGGAAATCGGCTGTTTGTCTCGAAACACTCGCTGAAACAGTCATCAAATCAGCCAGTTTTAAGTTAGCAGTTGCTTTTACTGCCCAACCATTTTCTTGATTAAATCCTGATACCCGCAGTTCATTTAACCATACCTCTGCGGTATCTAAGGCAAATGGGCTTGAATTTCGAATACCAAACATAAAAAATCTGACATTCCCCATTGAGGGTTTCCCTCGGATAACCAAGGTGCGATTGTTTGCAAGTTGGTGCCTTTGCTCTCTTCCACTTGGATCTTGAAACAGCACATAACTTGCAACTTCTTGAATATTGATATCGATATCATTTTCTCTGAGCCAAAGCGAATCCTGCGCTCGTTCATACTCCGGCGAGGTGGTTTGGCCGGTTCTTAAAATGGGAACATTGACATTGGGCGTTGGAATAACAGGATAACGAATTTCATAAAAGTTATTTTGAAGATCATTTCCGAAACGGAGAAAAACTTGTGTATTCGTTGTATCTGTCGGGTTAGAGCTATTGTAACGAATTCCTTTTCCGCCGTGAACAAAAGCACGAATAGACTTATATGGATTCAAATTTAAACCCCCTGAAGCTTGATTCCCACCGATGCTTGCCGGTTGAAAATCTCGAAATGACGCTCGAAATGAATCTGCTGGAACTTTGAATGCAGTTAATACCAATGACTGCTCATTGGCGCGAATGTCTTGATCAACCCGTTGACGATTTCTTGCCCGTGAAATTCCGGATGGACTTGCATAAAATGCAGCGTTCTCTTCAAGATTGATGGCAGAAATAGAAACAAGGGAATCGGGTTGGGTGATGTTTGTTCCTAAGATACTTTGCCATTGAGATCCTACAAAATCAAGCGTTGCAAGTTGAACCCGAACAGGGTTTTTAAATCCTTTAAGCCAAATTCTACCATAACGAATATTTTGAAAACCATTGATTGTTCCCACTCGGTTGCTAAAACTTCTTAGCGGAATTCGCATTTGAACCCAACCCCCGTTCGTGCGACCTCCACCTACCACAAATGGCCCAATGGGAATATCTTGAGATAGATCACTTTGACGGAGCGGCACGACATACTGAAAATAGGAATTGGACCGGTCAAGGTTGGGATTATTATCTAAACTTTCTCGATCAGGAAAGCGATTTCCAAAGGCACCGGCATCAATTGAAGCGTTGCCTTCAGTACCGCTTACACGATCAAGTGCTGAACCTGTTCCTGAAAAATCGTCACCTGCGGGGTCATTGGTGAGTGAGAGATACTCATTGTTTTGAACACC
Protein-coding regions in this window:
- a CDS encoding lysophospholipid acyltransferase family protein, yielding MKKIGYLITYWLFLSLSYVSRLIPESFVPITASLIGRFLHHVLRLRLKMIESNLHLSFPNQTKEWYKTLLHKIYNNIALTFLEILRLPTINDAQIASKKFSFHIPPDVQNMIEKGQGGVVVSAHFSNWELLGISWAYSVFPLSIVYKAIRNPYLDKLFNQWRGVSGNALIEMSDASRLGMEAIRNGKYVVLLSDQSGHEDGVYASFLGREVPIFTGAALFALRSKSPMIFAVMLRKPDNTFEISVKTIPTEGLKFCREDVETLAKRYTQEIEKFIELHPEQWFWLHNRWKHAKD
- a CDS encoding glycosyltransferase family 9 protein, translated to MAGESLIKKIELSIRKISIRALKALFHKEKLQDKLPIDFQNAKVLFLRQNQIGDALISAPIFKALKEAYPNIHLDVLLDRRNQFVYNTNPYVRKKWVIKLHRFDFFSTLKAIRKEKYDVVIDLIHSASSTSTIFTIFSKARYSVGFIRENDFIYNHAYALNPQKRMMAQLAAVLTSFQLNPDKIHLEPYFVLTPLSKDFAQKEMTRVRLKEGHYPILIINLSSSRKEKFWGKANFIALIQSLRTRTHQYAIAIVSSKGDREIAEEICNATKAFLFSETSRFEEFAALISNASLLITPDSAASHLGDGFQVPTLILTHLSKGNTEWYPSKAKHLVIHSSGGDVKSITLSEVISALSTLEQNASGNYIT